A section of the Pseudomonas flavescens genome encodes:
- a CDS encoding HNH endonuclease encodes MPDSDQEDKKLTRICYLTGQQLKTPVEAYEGYLKSFKNAAMAEKTSKEPLSFGSEPHAPDRESLEHIIPNAIGGKLKSKNILSHAGNQKLNEDIDKEFVKVFSSFSLRLAANNDRKTKPSMDAFHKDHGVKVIFREGKFFPVSPFFDENSGRIYAHSLKNAENYRKHLISQGKIQPNDEIKLADDMAGEMEKPFGFDNKNFKQGMAKIAVGFAALKGLSREQLTDVLDCENRAFADKILFVPSMPTSPSEQFFEINITKSSYYPCHALTLCGHQGILFCHVELFSAFQCYIVLNSAYRGDDIFETYTYDLLDGQEISRDDYIASVTLPPHLPNIKNMRKLPPPYLLGQAEAATTRKEDWKSFNTFKFNQLSEFVNRYFVYHKAIELGLIKENFVL; translated from the coding sequence ATGCCTGACTCTGATCAAGAAGATAAAAAACTCACGCGAATCTGCTACCTAACGGGGCAACAGCTTAAAACGCCAGTCGAAGCTTACGAGGGCTATCTCAAGTCATTTAAAAATGCCGCAATGGCTGAAAAGACGAGTAAGGAGCCTCTTTCGTTCGGAAGCGAACCGCACGCCCCTGACAGAGAGTCATTAGAGCATATAATTCCGAATGCGATTGGTGGCAAGCTTAAATCAAAAAACATACTGAGCCATGCGGGCAATCAGAAACTGAACGAGGACATCGACAAGGAATTTGTCAAAGTCTTCAGCTCATTCAGCTTGCGCCTCGCTGCGAATAATGACAGAAAGACTAAGCCAAGCATGGACGCCTTTCATAAAGACCACGGCGTTAAAGTCATTTTCAGAGAGGGCAAGTTTTTCCCTGTCTCGCCTTTTTTTGACGAGAATTCAGGGAGAATTTACGCCCACTCGCTAAAAAATGCTGAAAACTACAGAAAGCACCTTATATCGCAAGGAAAAATCCAGCCAAATGATGAAATAAAGTTGGCCGATGACATGGCTGGCGAAATGGAAAAGCCTTTTGGATTTGACAACAAAAACTTCAAGCAAGGCATGGCGAAAATAGCCGTCGGTTTTGCTGCGCTTAAGGGACTCTCCCGCGAGCAGCTTACAGATGTACTAGATTGTGAAAATAGAGCATTCGCAGATAAGATTTTGTTTGTGCCCTCCATGCCCACATCACCAAGCGAGCAGTTCTTCGAAATAAACATTACCAAGAGTTCTTATTATCCATGCCACGCTCTGACGCTCTGTGGGCACCAAGGCATTCTATTTTGCCATGTTGAGCTTTTCAGCGCATTTCAATGCTACATAGTATTAAACAGTGCCTATCGGGGTGACGATATTTTCGAAACCTATACCTACGATTTGCTGGATGGACAAGAAATTTCGCGCGATGACTATATAGCCTCGGTGACGCTGCCGCCGCACCTACCAAACATCAAGAATATGAGGAAGCTTCCACCACCTTATCTACTTGGACAAGCTGAGGCCGCCACTACCAGAAAGGAAGACTGGAAATCCTTCAACACATTCAAGTTCAATCAATTGTCCGAATTCGTCAACCGTTACTTTGTTTATCACAAAGCTATTGAGTTGGGATTGATAAAAGAAAACTTTGTGCTGTGA
- a CDS encoding tyrosine-type recombinase/integrase, translating to MRVPVYPEDLLPQAAFKKLAKSIQKRWPGHSPVQLSFARETLSKGLGYANYHDLIKESVIWPRDAETPALSTTHTQFAAEISSVLALANDTSVPRSVLDPFVETLPLKALSTFKGAASRGVEVTKSPMPDFNQTGICPENTTAPESEVPCYTCPPITHKPSRLHAIPLGLDVFTHSDAIKRIVENSGSLRDRSLFALLETGLRGHVVLGAKVSQVVSLETYMPSSKEISIKISKAKPPLPLANTAVIEKYISEENLSADDYLFPSNDRKQPMSTAQLLPIFRSWERQAQLPGSTLTPGTLRLAAMARLAASTPTQQPGERIADQLGHSSSSMAEQYVSLTTTGADAALKTAK from the coding sequence ATGCGCGTTCCGGTCTATCCCGAAGATCTGCTCCCCCAAGCCGCCTTCAAAAAACTCGCCAAAAGCATCCAGAAACGATGGCCAGGCCATTCACCCGTCCAGCTCTCTTTTGCCCGAGAGACCCTGTCCAAGGGGCTAGGGTATGCCAATTACCACGACCTCATTAAAGAGTCCGTCATCTGGCCTCGGGATGCAGAAACGCCTGCCCTGAGTACCACGCACACCCAGTTCGCGGCTGAGATTTCTTCGGTATTGGCCTTGGCCAACGACACCTCAGTACCGCGCAGCGTGCTTGACCCTTTTGTCGAGACGCTCCCTTTGAAAGCGCTTAGCACGTTCAAGGGGGCTGCCTCACGAGGCGTGGAAGTGACCAAGAGCCCAATGCCTGATTTCAACCAGACTGGAATCTGTCCTGAGAACACCACCGCCCCAGAGTCCGAAGTCCCGTGCTACACGTGTCCACCGATAACGCACAAGCCATCGAGGCTCCACGCCATTCCGTTGGGACTGGATGTCTTCACTCACAGTGATGCGATCAAGCGGATCGTCGAAAACTCAGGAAGCCTTCGCGACCGGAGCCTTTTTGCACTGCTGGAGACAGGGCTTCGGGGGCATGTCGTCCTTGGTGCCAAGGTTTCCCAGGTTGTCAGCTTGGAAACCTACATGCCTTCGAGCAAGGAGATATCCATTAAGATCTCGAAAGCGAAACCACCACTACCCCTTGCGAACACAGCAGTAATCGAGAAGTACATCAGCGAGGAGAATCTCTCTGCCGATGACTATCTCTTCCCGAGTAATGACCGGAAGCAACCCATGTCGACAGCGCAACTGCTACCGATTTTTCGGTCGTGGGAACGACAAGCTCAACTTCCCGGCTCAACACTAACGCCAGGCACCTTGAGACTGGCAGCGATGGCACGGCTAGCAGCGTCCACCCCAACACAACAGCCTGGCGAGCGAATCGCCGATCAGTTGGGTCACTCCTCCAGTTCCATGGCCGAACAATACGTTTCACTCACTACGACAGGCGCTGATGCGGCCTTGAAGACTGCCAAGTAA
- a CDS encoding TetR/AcrR family transcriptional regulator has product MNSTPQLPIENLFNIGEAASRQAKFLIAAGRVFIEHGYDGASMEEIAKAAEVTRPTLYNRFPDGKESLFFAVVERIWQAFPAMNVPKDKRALNDPRAGLRRIATEFAVFWEGPMASDFLRMIFLESKRFPQLSRRFEEIIEQPVQEVVCAYFVKLARRNILVVHDPEVAARHFLGMIDGLVILTQIRGNREPLDRAEIEVIVERTVDIFIRSYEDKSLASGVQDVQAC; this is encoded by the coding sequence ATGAACTCAACGCCTCAACTCCCCATTGAAAACTTGTTCAACATTGGCGAGGCAGCATCACGTCAGGCGAAGTTTTTGATTGCCGCAGGCCGAGTGTTCATCGAGCATGGCTACGACGGGGCCAGCATGGAGGAGATTGCAAAGGCAGCCGAGGTAACCCGCCCAACCCTGTACAACCGATTCCCTGATGGCAAAGAGTCGCTCTTCTTTGCGGTGGTCGAACGGATATGGCAAGCCTTCCCGGCCATGAATGTCCCGAAGGACAAGAGAGCCCTGAACGATCCGAGGGCTGGGCTACGGCGTATCGCCACTGAGTTTGCGGTTTTTTGGGAGGGCCCAATGGCTTCAGACTTCCTGCGCATGATCTTTCTGGAAAGCAAGCGCTTCCCCCAGCTAAGCCGCAGGTTTGAAGAGATCATTGAGCAGCCCGTCCAAGAGGTAGTCTGTGCTTACTTCGTCAAGCTGGCCCGGCGAAATATCCTTGTAGTTCATGACCCTGAGGTCGCCGCACGTCACTTCTTGGGGATGATTGATGGACTCGTCATCCTCACCCAGATCAGAGGCAATCGTGAGCCGCTAGACCGTGCGGAGATTGAGGTGATCGTGGAGCGGACGGTAGACATTTTCATCCGTTCATACGAGGACAAGTCCCTGGCGTCTGGAGTCCAGGATGTTCAAGCTTGCTAG
- a CDS encoding antitoxin Xre/MbcA/ParS toxin-binding domain-containing protein, translated as MGDVLKESIVPPVLAAAINVFMEEEYAIRWLSTPLQALGQKRPVDADIKAVIELPNRLEHGYGA; from the coding sequence GTGGGTGATGTGTTGAAAGAGAGCATTGTGCCCCCGGTATTAGCTGCAGCAATCAACGTGTTTATGGAAGAAGAATATGCGATCCGGTGGCTATCCACCCCACTGCAAGCGCTTGGGCAGAAGCGTCCAGTGGATGCAGACATTAAGGCAGTTATCGAATTACCCAACCGTTTAGAGCACGGCTATGGTGCCTAG